The genomic segment GATCGGCGAGGACCTGCGGCTGCGGGATCCGGCGGAGGAGCTGGCCCGCTGGTTCGAGGGAGACGCATCGGCAGGCAGCCGTGCGGATGCGCCAGCCAAGCGCAAGGGCAGCCTCGCCTTTCTGGCCGAGATCGACGAAGCGATCGAAGAGCTGGCGCGGACGATGGTACCGGAAGAGCCTTTTACCCCGGACGACCGGCGGATGCTGACGGCGGAGCAGGTTCGCGCCTGGTTCGCGGAGGAAAATCCGCTGGATCCGATCATGAAAAAGCGGGAACGGGTGCTTAACCGGATCAAGCGCTGGATGGAGATCGAGCTTGGCAAAGCCAAGTGGAGCGACGCCGAGGTGCGCAAAAAGGCGAACGCCCGCTGGAAGGCTTACGCCGGCAAGCTGCCGCTCCATACCGCTTCTTCCTTTTATAAGGCCGGCGGCTGGCATACAGACGATGGTCGCGGCGAGGCCCGAGGCGCCAAGCAAGCCGGGGCAGCGTCTAAAGCGAAAAGCAAAGGCAAGGCGGCCGCCGTTTTCGCCAGAGAAGATCTGGCTGCGCTTGTGCACATCCACCTGAAGCTGCTCGGGCCGGCGGCTCCGGCTTACGATCATATCGTGATCGACGAGGCGCAGGATTATTCGCCCGCGCAGCTGCAGGTGCTCAGGCAGCACCAGCGAATCACCTCGATGACCGTGCTCGGCGATCTGCAGCAAGGTATCCACGATTATGCGGGCATTACCGACTGGGAGGAGCTGAGGCGCTTATTTCCCGGAGAAGAGACATCGTATTACGAGCTCGACCGGAGCTATCGATCGACGCTCGAGATCATCGAATTCGCCAACCGTATCCTGAAGGGAATGGGCGGCGGCGTCAAGCCGGCGCGGCCCGTCTTTCGCAGCGGCCAGCCGGTGGAAGTAGAGCGGACCGCGCAAGCGCCGGACACCGCTGCGATCGCTGCGATCGTCGAAGGCTGGCGGCAAGAGCCGGAGCTTCAGAGCATCGCGGTGCTGGGCCGGACGGCGGCAGCCTGCGCGCGCATTTATAGCGAGCTGACCGCACGGGGCATCCGGTCTTCCCTGCTCGAGGCGAAGCATCAGAATTACGAAGGCGGAATTACGGTTGCGCCGGTGTATTTGTCCAAAGGCCTCGAGTTCGACGCCGTCTTGATTCCGGATGCGGACGCGGCGGACTACAAGCCGGAGGACGCCAAGCTGCTTTACGTCGGATGCACGCGCGCGCTTCACAGACTCAAGCTGTTGTATGCGCACTCGCCGACTCCGCTCATTGCACAGCCTGATCCCGAGTCGGAGGAGGCGGCACGATGAGAAGAGGAGGCCTTAGAGCTGTCGTTTCATTTACGCTGATTATCGCCGCATACCTCGGACTGAACTTTTTTATCGGCTGGAACGCGCAAACTTGGCTGAACAGCTGGCTGCCCGGGTTTCCCGTTTGGGCGCTTTGGACGCTGCTCGCCCTGGCCGCGCTGGGCTATCTGATCGGGCGTTTTCGTTTTCTGCCCAAGCCGGCGGGCCGCGGGCTCAAAGTGTTCGGCGCATATTATATCGGATTGTTCGAGTACGCCGTCCTGGTGCTGCCGTTCGCGGATCTGGCGGTTTGGCTGTTCTGGGCGGGGGGATCGGATTATAAGAATACGGTAGAAACGATCGGCGTCATCGTCTCCGTACTGCTCCTGCTATTGTTCGCCTGGGGAACCTGGAACGCCTGGACGCCGATCGTACGCAAATACGAGCTGAGCGTGGCGAAGGACGCCGGAGGCCGGAGAAGATTGGATATCGTGCTCGTGAGCGACCTGCATCTGGGCAACATCGTCGGCAACCGGCATTTGGACCGACTGCTTCCGCGGGTCGAACAGTTGAAGCCCGACCTGATCCTGCTTGCCGGCGACGTGCTCGACGACGTCATCGAGCCGTTCGTTCGCAACCGGATGTCCGAGCGTCTCGGCCGGCTCTCCGCGCCGCTCGGCGTATATGCCGTGCTCGGCAATCACGAATATTACGGGCGGCACATCGACGAGTACGTCGGTCGCATGGCGGCGCTCGGCATCCCTGTGCTTCGCGACGAGCGGTCGACGCCGGATGGTGTCATCCATGTCGTAGGGCGCAAGGACAAGACGGCGGAGTCGATGGATCCGGAGGGCCGCAAGCCGGTGGCGGAGCTGCTTCAAGGCCTCGACCCGAAGCTGCCGATCGTCCTTATGGACCATCAACCTTACGGATATGCGGCTGCAGCGGAAGCTGGCGTAGATATTCTCGTTTCCGGCCACACGCACCGAGGACAATTCGCGCCGAACCACTGGGTCACGCGCCGTCTGTTCGAGCTCGATTGGGGCTATTTGCGAAAAGGAAAGATGCATGCCGTCGTCTCGTCCGGCTTCGGTACCTGGGGACCGCCGGTCCGGCTCGCAAGCCGCAGCGAGATCGTGCATTTGTCCGTTACCTTCAGCGGAGGAGCATGATATGAAATGGAGTGTCCGTATTGTCAGGCCGAGATCGAGCTTGCCGCAGGGAGATGCCCGAGCTGCAAGCGCAAGCTGTACGAGGTGACCGAGGCGGATTTTGAAGAAGCGGCGCCTGATCGCGCAGCACCGGAAGGCGATGAATCTGCTGATTCTTCGGACAACGGAGCGCCTGCGGGGATGAGCGAGGTCGCGGCGATGCTCGAAGACCGCTTCGTCTGTCGCAGGTGCGGCAATAACGGAGGGGTAGCCAAGCAGGTGGCGATGACCGGCACGGGACTCAGCAAGCTATGGGACATTCAGCATCATCACTACCTGTTTGTCTCCTGCGAGCGTTGCGGCGCGGTCGAGATTTACGATCCGGAAATGCTGCTCGGCCGCAAACCGGGCAGTCTCGGGACCGCGCTCGATTTGCTTTTCGGCCGCTAAGCGGAAGGCAGGGACTGGGGCTGTTCGAAGGCAGGGTTTTGGTTTAAAATGTGAACCAAGCATCTTTTTCCCTCATTGATCCAATCGATCCGAAGGAGCCTGACCATGTTACGTAAGTTTTTGCTGTTGTTAGGGGCGCTGATGCTGCTCCTCCCGTCTGTCGGCGCCGCTGCCAATTGGGACACGCCGTTCGTCGTTTATTACGACAATTTGTACAAGATTACGGAGGAAGCCGTTCCTGCCGACAGGCTGGGCATGAAGCTGGGGAAGATCTCCGCTTATGCCGAGACCGAAGGCGCTTACAAGGGGAACTTCTCCAATGCGCTGCCCAAGGGCACCGAGTTTAAGGGCATTCTGGGCATCGACGTGCAGGACGCGATCGCCGTCGATTCGGGACACGGCTCCTACGTCAAAGCCGTCTATCAGGAGTCGTACGCGGACAGCAAGCTGAGCGGCACGAGAGAGGCGCTCGAACGGCTAGACTGGCTGTGGTCGCTTCTGATCGCGGCGGCCGCGGTTGCAGCGGGCACCATATGGTGGCGCAAGACGAGGCGCAGCACAGGGCAGGGCCGTTGATTGTCTGGATCAACGGCGCCTTCGGAGCAGGCAAGACGACGGCGGCGTACGAACTGCACCGGAGGCTGCCCGGCTCGCTTGTCTTCGATCCGGAGGAGGCCGGCTTTTACATCCGCGCGAGGCTGCCGAAGCATCTTCATGGCGACGACTTCCAGGACTACCCGATGTGGCGGTCGATCAATCGCGAGATGCTGGCCTATCTGGCAGAGAACCATCCGGGGCCGATCATCGTGCCGATGACGGTCGTCAGCGAGCGCTACATGGACGAGCTGGTCGGCGCGCTGCGCAGCTCGGGCGTCAGGGTCGACCATTACGCACTGACCGCATCGCGACAGACGCTGCTGCGTCGGCTTCGAAGCAGGTGGGAGAGCGAGCGGTCCTGGGCGGCACAGCAGATTGACCGATGTCTGGCTGGTTTAGCAGGCGAGACATTCGACGTCCATATCCAGACGGACGGCATGAACGCAAGCGAGGTCGTCGCCCGCATCGCCGAGCTGTCCGGACTCGCGCTGACGCCGGATCGCCGCGGTCCGCTGAAGCGGGGCTGGGACCGATTGCGGACGAAGGCGGGGCATATTCGATTTGGGCGGTAGCATACGGCACGGCAAACAGGCGTCGCGGACATTTCCGCGTCGCCTGTTTGTGTTAGGGATCGGTAGGAGCGTTCCGCAGACCGAGGGGAGGAAGCTCTGCAAGGAGCTACATGGCGAGACTGCGCGACCAAGTGATGCGAAGTAGTCCTATATGGAGCTACAGGACGAGACTGCGCGACTCACTGAGGCGAAGTAGTCCTATATGGAACTACATGGCGAGACTGCGCGACTCACTGAGGCGAAGAAGTTCTATATGGAGCCACATAGTGAAATTGCGCGACCTGCCGATGCGAAATAGTCCTATATGGAACTTCATAGCGGGACTGCGCGACCAATTGAGAAGAAAGTCTACATAGCAATACATGGCGAGTCCCGGCCTTCCATCGGCTGATTAGGCGATTTAGCGATCCAAAGCTGCAGCGGGCGGAAGGCAAGCCCTCCCGAGTCCGGCGCGTCCTCCATCCCTCGGCATCGCACTCGGCATCGCACTCGACATCGCACTTGGCATCGCGTTATCGCGTCATAGTTGGCGCACCGAGCGCCTCACGATCAGCTCCGCTGGCAGCACGATCTTGCGCCAGCCCGGGGCCTGCTCGTCGCGCGACTGGATCCGGTCGAGCAGCATTTGCATGCCGAGATACCCGAATTGATAGGCCTGCTGCGAGATCACCGTCAGAAACGGGTCCATCTCGGCATAAGAGGCCAGCTCGTCGAAGCAGACCAGCGACGCATCCTCGGGCACGCGCAGCCCGCGGGACCGTAGCGCGCGCATCAGCTCGACGGCCAGCACGTTGTTGCCGGCGACAAACGCGGTAGGGAGGGGCCGCATGCGGTCCAGCCACGCCTCGATGACCGTCAGGTCGCTGCGCGGCCCGAAGCTCGTCTCCAGCACGAGTGCTTCGTCATACGTGAGGTCGTTGAGCTTAAGCGCTTCGCGATAGCCCTCGAGCCGCTCCCGGGCGCTTGAGATCGTGCGCGAGCCGTTGATGAGCGCGATCCGGCGATGGCCGCCGCCGACGAGCTGCTTGACCAGCTGGCGCGCGCCTTCCTTGCTGTCGCCGAGCACCACGTCGCTGTCCATGCCCGGCACTTCGCGGTCGAGCAATACGAACGGCACGCGGTGTCGCCTCAGCATCTCCAGATGCGGGAGAGATGCGTCCCCGGCAGGGGCCAGCAGCACGCCGTCGGCCCTTGTCTTCAGGACGGCGTCGATATAGTCGTTTTCCTTCTCCAGGTCCTCGTCCGTATTGCCGAACAGCAGCCGGTAGCCGTGCTTTTTAGCCGCATCCTCGGCACCGCGCGCAAGCGTCGTGTAAAAAGGATTCGTAATATCGGTGATCATGAGAAATAGCAGCCGCGTCTCCTGAAGCACGAGACTGCGCGCCATCTGGTTCGGGACGTAGCCGAGCTCGTCCATGACGCGCTTCACTTTTGTCCGCGTTTTCTCACTGATACGTCCTGCGTTATTGATAACTCGAGACACCGTCATTGCCGAGACGCCGGCTTTTTCCGCGATATCGTAGATGGTGACCATGCGTGTCCAATCCTTTCATAAAGCCGCCATATGCTTAATATCTATCTTACAAAAGTCATGGATTGACAGCAAGACGTTTCGTTGTTAATTTAGAGTTATCGGTAACATATTAATCGCTTTCAAGGAGGCATCATTTATGACTGATCATGCTTACAGGTTCCGGAGCGGATTTCCCAAGATCGGCATCCGTCCGACGATCGACGGCCGCCGCAAGGGCGTGCGCGAATCGCTCGAAGACCAGACGATGAATATGGCCAAGGCCGTGGCGGAGCTGCTCAGCAGCAGTCTGCGGTACCCGAACGGCGAGCCGGTCGAGTGCGTGATCTCCGACACTTGTATCGGCGGCGTTGCCGAAGCGGCCGCATCGGCGGACAAGTTCGCCAAGGCCGGCGTGGGCGTATCTCTCACCGTCACGCCTTGCTGGTGCTACGGCACCGAGACGATGGACATGGACCCGACGCTGCCGAAGGCGGTATGGGGCTTCAACGGAACGGAGCGTCCGGGCGCCGTTTATCTGGCCGCCGTATTGTCCGGCTATGCGCAAAAGGGACTGCCGGCGTTCGGCATTTATGGCGAACAGGTACAAGATTCCGGCGACACAAACGTGCCGGAGGACGTTCGCGAGAAGCTGATCGGTTTTGCGCGCGCGGGACTTGCGGTTGCGATCATGCGCGGCAAATCGTACTTGTCGATGGGCTCTGTGTCCATGGGCATCGCGGGCTCGATCGTCAACGATGGACTGCTTCAGGAGTATCTCGGCATGCGCACGGAGTACGTCGATATGTCCGAGTTCGTGCGCCGCATTGAAGAAGAGATCTACGATCCGGCCGAGTTCGAGAAAGCGCTCGCTTGGGTGAAGGAGAACTGCAAGGAGGGTCCGGACAACAATCCGGAGCGCCTGCAGAAGAGCCGCGCGGACAAGGATAAGGATTGGGAGACTGTCGTCAAGATGACGCAGATCGCCCGCGACCTGATGATCGGCAATCCGCGCCTCGCCGAGCTCGGCTTCGGCGAAGAAGCGATGGGCCACAACGCGATCGTTTCCGGCTTCCAAGGGCAGCGCGCGTGGACCGATCATTTCCCGAACGGAGACTTTTTGGAGACGATTCTGAACTCCTCGTTCGACTGGAACGGCATCCGTTCGCCTTATATCGTAGCGACGGAGAACGACAGCTTGAACGGCATTCCGATGCTGATGGGCTATCTGCTCAGCAACACCGCGCAAATTTTCGCCGACGTGCGGACGTATTGGGGACCCGATTCGGTGGAGAGAGTTACCGGTCACAAATTGTCTGGCGCGGCCGCGGGCGGACTGCTGCATCTGATCAACTCCGGATCCGCAACGATGGACGGCACGGGGGAACAATCGATCGACGGCAAGCCTGCGATGAAGCCGTTCTGGGACATCTCCGCCGAGGAAGCGCAAAAATGTCTCGACGCGACGAGCTGGCGCCCGGCGTCCGCGGAATACTTCCGTGGGGGCGGCTATTCGTCCGACTTCCTGACGCAAGGCGGCATGCCGATGACGATGTCCCGCCTGAATTACGTCAAGGGCATCGGCCCGACGCTGCAGATCGCCGAAGGCTATTCGGTCGAGCTGCCGCCGGAAGTGCATGACGCGCTCGACAAGCGTACCGACCCGACCTGGCCGACGACCTGGTTCGCGCCGATCGTGACGGGCAAGGGCGCGTTCCGTACCGTTTACGACGTCATGGACAACTGGGGCGCGAACCACGGCTCGATCAGCTTCGGCCATATCGGCGCAGACCTGATCACGCTCGCTTCGATGCTTCGCATTCCGGTCAGCATGCACAACGTCGCCGAGGAGCGCGTCTTCCGTCCCCGCGCATGGGGCCTGTTCGGCACAGATGGCATCGAAGGCGCAGACTTCAGAGCTTGCGCGAACTTCGGTCCGCTGTACAAATAAAAGGCAGTCAGGCGAAGCCGTCCGCTCCGGGCGGCCTTCGTCGGGTTTGTTCCTTTCGTCCCTTCATCCATTCCTTTTACGCAATCATTCTACCCCCTTGGAGGTCAATCACGCATGAGCGCCACTGATATTCGCAATGAGCTGTGCAAGTACGCGCGCAAGACGGTGTCGAACAAACTGGTCGTCGGGCCCGGCGGCAACTTGAGCGCCCGGCACGAGGGCAAAATGTATCTTTCTCCGAGCGGCTTCGCGCTGGACGAGATCGCGCCCGAGCAGTGGGTCGAGGTGGACATCGAGAGCGGCGACATCGCCGACATCGGCCTGCGTCCGTCGTCCGAGGTGCTGATGCACCTGTATGCCTACAGAGCCAACCCGTCCATCGGGGCGATCGTCCACACGCATCCGCCGTACTGCATCGCCTTCACGCTGGTCGAACAGGAGCTGCCCGTCATGTTCCCCGACCAGGCCGCGCTCGTAGGAACGACGACCTACGTTCCTTACGTGTTGCCGACCACCGACCGCCTGGCCGACGCGGTTGTCGCCAAAGTCAACGACTACAGCACCATTCTGCTCGGCAATCACGGTCTGGTCACAACGGGGCGCAATCTTCGCGAAGCCTACTACCGTACCGAGGTCGTCGAGGAGAGCGCCAAGATCTGGCTGATCGCGAGCGCCATCAAGACGCCCAAGGCGTTGACGGACGAAGAGTACAAGGAAATCGCGTCGCTGGAGAGCGAGGCTTATCGGATCGAGCTGCTGCAAAAAATGAAATAAGCGGAGGAACGGGCCATGAGCGAGAAAACGGCTGCAAGCGGCGGATCGCTGCGGGTAACCGCGCTGGCGTTCGACATGGGGGCGAGCTCCGGACGCGCCTATGCGGGAGAGCTTGGCAGGGACGCAAGCGGCATTCGCACGCTTCAGGTGGCGGAGATGCACCGCTTCGACAATGAGGCCGTGCGCGTCGGCAAGCATTTGCATTGGGACATCCTGCGCCTGCTGCAGGAGATCAAGCGGGGCATCCGCAAGACGTTCCAGGCCGGCTACGAGCCGAGGACGCTCGGCATCGATACGTGGGGCGTCGACTTCGGTCTGATCGACGAAGGCGGCGAGCTGCTCGGCAATCCGTATCATTATCGCGATGCGCAGACGGAAGGGTTGATCGAGATGCTGAGCGAACGGTTCGGCGCACAGGCACTATTCGCGTCGAGCGGTCTGCAATTTATGCCTTTCAATACCGTTTACCAGCTATACGCCATGAGCCGGACCGGATCGGTGAAGCTTGCCGCGGCCAGGACGCTGCTGCTGACGCCGGATCTGCTGACCTATCTGCTGACCGGCGTGCCGGCCTGCGAGTTCACGATGGCGACGACGACGCAGCTGTTCGATCCGCGTACGCGCAGCTGGAACAAGGAGCTGATGCGAGAGCTCGGCATCCCGGAGACGCTGTTTCTCGAGCCCGTCGCGCCCGGCACCCGAATCGGCAAACTGTCGGACGAGGTGCAGGAAGAGTTGCGGATTCCACCGGTCGAGGCGGTGGCCGTAGGTTCGCACGATACGGCGTCCGCGATCGCGGCCGTACCGGCGGGAGACGAACCGTTCGCTTACCTCGTCTGCGGCACCTGGTCGCTGCTCGGTACGGAGCTGGCGGAGCCGGTGCTGAAGCCCGAGACGCTGGAAATGTCTTTTTCCAACGAAGGCGGCGTCGGCGGCACGTATCAGCTGCTTAAAAACATTATGGGCTTGTGGATTTTGCAAGAATGCAAACGGGAGTGGGACGAAAACGGCACGCCCGTAGGCTATCCGCAGCTCGCCTTGCTTGCGGAGTCGGCCGAGCCGCTGCGCAGCTTGATCGATCCGGACGACGCGCGGTTTTACGGACCGTCCGATATGACTTCCAAAATCCGTGCCTACTGCCGCGAGACCGGCCAGCCGGAGCCGCGGGACCAGGGCGAATTCGCCCGGTGCATCCTCGAGAGCCTGGCGCTGCGTTACAGGCAGGCCCTCGAGCAGGCGGAGTCGCTCACCGGCCGCACCTTCGCCGGGCTCCATATGGTAGGCGGCGGCATTCAGAACAAGCTTCTCTGTCGGCTCTCCGCAAGCGCCATCGGCCGTCCGGTTATCGCGGGACCCGCGGAGGCAAGCGCGATCGGCAATTTGCTCCTGCAGTTCGTCGCGCAAGGCGAAATCGCCGATCTTGCTGAAGCCAGGCGTCTCGTATCGGCATCTTTTCCGGTCGATACGTACGAACCCGAGCCAGCGGACAAGGCGTCATGGGAAGCTGCCTACGCCCGTTTTCTCGCGCTGCGTCCCGGCCCATGAAGAATAGTTTTCTTTCGCATCCATAACGCCATGAGCAACCCCGCACCTTCCCTCGATGGAAGCGCGGGGTTTTTGTCTGCGATTAACCGACTGATTGGCGACATTTTTCGCCATATACATTAATTTTCCAACAAAATTCGTCTTCAAGTACTACGAATTTTGTTAACTTTTTTTTAACTTTGCACCGATATGATTAATGGGAAACAACTTTATGGAGAGCCGGACGTGCGGCGGGGGAGGCAGTCAACGATGAAATGGACGGTCGGCAAAAAGATGGTAGGGGCGTTTAGTGCCATACTCGTCGCGCTCGTGGCGCTGGGCTTTATTAGCCTGGCCAATATGAGCAAGATGAACGCGCAAGCCCAAGAGATCGGAAACGACTGGTTAAGCGGTGTAGAAACGATGAGCAACATTAAAATCGATCTGCAAGAGATTACAAATCTGTATTACCAGTCGCTAATCGCCACCGACGCAGCCGTCAAAAAGAAAGCGACGGAACAGATGGCTGCATTGTTCCCGGAAATCGAGACCAGTGTGAACGGCTATAAAAGCTCAGTAGCGAACGAAGAAGACAAGCAGCTGTACGAGGCGCTCAAGCTCGATTGGGAAACGTTCAAGAGCAGCTACACGGCTTCGACGCAGAATGCCGGCGACAAGGGGAGCTCAAGCAAAGCCTCCGAAGCCTTCAACACGCTCGATCAGGACGTGGACAAGCTGATTGATTTCAATCACGAAGGCGCCGAGAAGAGCGTGAAGGACAACGACAACCTGTTCCACAGCAGCGCATCGCTTGTCTTCTATATCGGGATCGCCATCGTGCTGCTTGCCGTCGCGCTCTCCTGGCTGCTGATCCGCAACATTACGGTGCCGCTGAAGCAGTCGACGGACGCCCTGAGCCGCGTGGCCGCGGGCGATCTCCAGATCTCCGTCTTCGAGTCGAAACGAACCGACGAGTTCGGCACGCTGCTGACGAGGCTGAACGATACGGTCGCCAAGCTGCGCAGCTCCGTCCGTCAAATGCAGGATAGCGCTTCGGTGCTCGCCACGTCTTCGATTCAGTTGTCAGGCGGATCGGAGCAGAACAAAGGTGCCTCGGTCCAAATCGCAGAGTCCGTCTCCCTGATCGCTTCCAATTCGGAAAGCCAGGCGAAGTCGGCGGCCGAATGCGACAGAGTCATGGAGGAAATGGCGGAGGGCGTGGGCAGAATCGCGGAAACGACCTCCGAGGTTGCGGAGTTGTCCGCGGGAGCGGCAGCGGCTGCCACGACGGGGACGGATCGGATCGTCAACGTCACGGAGCGCATGGCATCGCTCGAGAAGACCGTCGGACTTGCGGGCAAGCAAATTACGAGCCTGGTCGCGAAGTCTCACCAGATCGGCGAGGTTACCGGAATTATCGGCGAGATCGCATCGCGAACCAACCTGCTCGCACTGAACGCAGCGATCGAAGCGGCGAGAGCCGGCGAGCACGGCGCAGGCTTTGCGGTCGTCGCGGGCGAGGTGCGCAAGCTTGCGAACCAGACCAACGAATCCGTCGGCAACGTGTACACGCTTATCACCGAGGTACGCGAGCAGGTCGAATCGATGTCCGCGCTGATGAGCGCGAGCATCGAAGAGGTAAATGCCGGCAGCACGGCCGTGAACGAAGCGGCAGCCGCCTTCAAGCAGATCGCAAGCGCGTCGTTCGAGGTGTCATCCCGCGTGCAGGAGGCGGCAGCGGCCGCCGAGCAGCTGGCGGCGAGCTCGGAGGAGGTATCCGCGTCGGTGTCCAACATCGGGCATATGGCGTCCATGACCGCATCGATGACGCAGGAGGCTGCGGCTTCGGCGGAGGAGCAGCTCGCATTCAGCGAGGAGCTGGCGTCCTCGTCGCGTACGCTGTCCGGCGTCGCGGCGGAGCTCAAGCAGGGCGTTAGCGCGTTCAAGCTATAAGCGAGCAAGTCCATCTTCAAAAAAACTGCCGTACGCAACTTGCGACGGCAGTTTTTTTGACGTTTCACGAATGCGATCCGCTTTGCGTGAGCGGGAGCTCGACCGTAACGCGCGTGCCGGCGACAAGCCGGTTCGCGATGGATACTTCGCCGTGATGCATATGCACGATCTTCTGCACGATGGAGAGGCCCAAACCGCTACCCCCGGCTGCGCGATTGCGCGATTTATCCGCTTTGTAAAACCGTTCGAACAATCGAGGGAGATGCTCGGCCGGAACGCCGGGACCGGTATCTTCGACATGCACGGCAACGCTGTCGCCGGTGACGGACAAAGAGATGCCAAGCGTGCCGCCTTCGGGCGTAAACTTGATCGCGTTGTGCAGCAGGTTCACCCACACCTGGCGAAGCAGCTCTTCATCGGCTTCCAATTCGCACTCGGCGAGCCGAATGTCGAGCTCCAGACGTTTGGACTGCCACTGGGGCTCTCCGGCGAGGACGACCTGCCGCAGCTGCTTGTCGAGTCTGTACAGGCGCGGCTGGTAGGGCGGTCGCTTGGACTCGAGCGTCGTAAGCTTGAGCAGGTTGTCGCTGAGCCTGGACAGGCGCTCGCTCTCTGCCTCGATGATATCCAAGTAATGCTTGCGCTGCGTCTCGGAAAGGCGATCCGATTTAAGCGCCTGCGCAAAGCCTTTGATCGACGTGAGCGGCGATTGAATCTCGTGCGAGACGTTGGCTACGAACTGCTGCCGCATATCTTCGATTTGCCCAAGGTCGGCTGCCATCTGCTTGAAGTTTTTGACGATCTCGTAATATTGTCCCGCGTATCTCGGATTGACCTCCAGATTGACGTTAAAGTCGCCTTTGCCCATGCGGGACATGGCGTCGGTCAGCGTGTTTACGAGCTGCATGGCCCTCGCCTCGGGGCGGAAGAGGTATCGGATCGCCACGACGGACAGGCCAAACAGGAAAAACGTGAAAATCAGCGTCAAATATTCGCGCAGCGTGCCTGGTATCGTAACCAGCCGGCCTGCGGCACGAAGCAAAAAGTGGGCGGCCGTCCAGAGGATGGAATAGCAAGATAGGAAAATGGAAACGCCGGTCAAGAAATGCAAGGGAGCTGGCAGCCGCTCGAACCATGCCCGCGTCCCGCCGGCCGCAAGCGCTTCGCTTCTACGCTGTTCGCGCATGCGCGCCTCGAATTGCTTTTGCAGTGCGCGATATTCCTTATGAGTCTGCGTGAAATGGCGCCATAGCCGGGACATTCTCGATAAGCCCCGATTCAAGCGAGCACCTCCAGCCGGTACCCGAGTCCCCGGATCGTCGTGATCCGGAAGCCGCAATCGTCGGGGAACCTCTCTCGCAGACGCTTGATGTGCACGTCTACCGTACGTTCGTCGCCTTCATAGTCGAAGCCCCAGATCTGCTCGATGAGCTGATCGCGGGAGAAGGTCTGGCCGGGATGGCTCGCCAGCTTGAACAGCAGCTCGAATTCCTTGAGCGGCAGCGTGAGCGGATGGCCGTCCAGCTCCAGCTCGAACGTCTGGCGGTTCATCAGCACGCGGCCGATCTGCGTCTGGTGGGATACGGCGATTTTGTATCTGCGCATGAGCGCCTTGACGCGGACGACCAGCTCCGCAGGCTCGAACGGCTTGACCATGTAGTCGTCCGTGCCGAGCTGGAAGCCCTTGACCTTCTGCGCGGTCTCGCCCATCGCGGTGAGCATGAGCACGGGCAGCTCGTAGTGCGTCCGCAGCTCGCGGCACAGCTCCCAGCCGTCCATGTTCGGCATCATAATGTCCAGCACGACCAGATCGAACGGCGAGTCGGCAAGCAGGGCCAGCGCTTCTTGTCCGTCCGTCGCTTCCTGGATCTCGAAGCCCTCGGCCGACAGGAAGTGAGCCAGCAGTTCGCGGATATGCGGATCATCGTCTACAATAAGAATGCGCGCCATAAGTATCGGCCACCTTTTTGGATTCGGATTGGATAGGCTTACGCAGGTGACGTTATCTGAATTAGCCTGCAGTGTCGTA from the Cohnella hashimotonis genome contains:
- a CDS encoding HelD family protein; the protein is MSEDKRFREETVKLEHTKTSIREQIAGIGPRYTGNDYTEQTLDAIRQERKLRLTTSEKEPYFGRLDFREEGKSEPLPLYIGKSGVGEENGHRLLVVDWRAPVSSLFYAFSGGNPEVAYDSPEGAVSGTVHLKRNLLVREGELQRVVDSYAEGGEQGGSAGDEFLLHKLGESKDNKLRDIVSTIQQEQDAIIRTEKNKAVFIQGVAGSGKTTVALHRLAYLLYRYQDRVRADRMMILAPSQMFLNYISGVLPELGVGDIGQQTFEDWALEQIGEDLRLRDPAEELARWFEGDASAGSRADAPAKRKGSLAFLAEIDEAIEELARTMVPEEPFTPDDRRMLTAEQVRAWFAEENPLDPIMKKRERVLNRIKRWMEIELGKAKWSDAEVRKKANARWKAYAGKLPLHTASSFYKAGGWHTDDGRGEARGAKQAGAASKAKSKGKAAAVFAREDLAALVHIHLKLLGPAAPAYDHIVIDEAQDYSPAQLQVLRQHQRITSMTVLGDLQQGIHDYAGITDWEELRRLFPGEETSYYELDRSYRSTLEIIEFANRILKGMGGGVKPARPVFRSGQPVEVERTAQAPDTAAIAAIVEGWRQEPELQSIAVLGRTAAACARIYSELTARGIRSSLLEAKHQNYEGGITVAPVYLSKGLEFDAVLIPDADAADYKPEDAKLLYVGCTRALHRLKLLYAHSPTPLIAQPDPESEEAAR
- a CDS encoding metallophosphoesterase; the encoded protein is MRRGGLRAVVSFTLIIAAYLGLNFFIGWNAQTWLNSWLPGFPVWALWTLLALAALGYLIGRFRFLPKPAGRGLKVFGAYYIGLFEYAVLVLPFADLAVWLFWAGGSDYKNTVETIGVIVSVLLLLLFAWGTWNAWTPIVRKYELSVAKDAGGRRRLDIVLVSDLHLGNIVGNRHLDRLLPRVEQLKPDLILLAGDVLDDVIEPFVRNRMSERLGRLSAPLGVYAVLGNHEYYGRHIDEYVGRMAALGIPVLRDERSTPDGVIHVVGRKDKTAESMDPEGRKPVAELLQGLDPKLPIVLMDHQPYGYAAAAEAGVDILVSGHTHRGQFAPNHWVTRRLFELDWGYLRKGKMHAVVSSGFGTWGPPVRLASRSEIVHLSVTFSGGA
- a CDS encoding zinc ribbon domain-containing protein, whose amino-acid sequence is MECPYCQAEIELAAGRCPSCKRKLYEVTEADFEEAAPDRAAPEGDESADSSDNGAPAGMSEVAAMLEDRFVCRRCGNNGGVAKQVAMTGTGLSKLWDIQHHHYLFVSCERCGAVEIYDPEMLLGRKPGSLGTALDLLFGR
- a CDS encoding AAA family ATPase; the protein is MVAQDEAQHRAGPLIVWINGAFGAGKTTAAYELHRRLPGSLVFDPEEAGFYIRARLPKHLHGDDFQDYPMWRSINREMLAYLAENHPGPIIVPMTVVSERYMDELVGALRSSGVRVDHYALTASRQTLLRRLRSRWESERSWAAQQIDRCLAGLAGETFDVHIQTDGMNASEVVARIAELSGLALTPDRRGPLKRGWDRLRTKAGHIRFGR
- a CDS encoding LacI family DNA-binding transcriptional regulator, giving the protein MVTIYDIAEKAGVSAMTVSRVINNAGRISEKTRTKVKRVMDELGYVPNQMARSLVLQETRLLFLMITDITNPFYTTLARGAEDAAKKHGYRLLFGNTDEDLEKENDYIDAVLKTRADGVLLAPAGDASLPHLEMLRRHRVPFVLLDREVPGMDSDVVLGDSKEGARQLVKQLVGGGHRRIALINGSRTISSARERLEGYREALKLNDLTYDEALVLETSFGPRSDLTVIEAWLDRMRPLPTAFVAGNNVLAVELMRALRSRGLRVPEDASLVCFDELASYAEMDPFLTVISQQAYQFGYLGMQMLLDRIQSRDEQAPGWRKIVLPAELIVRRSVRQL